The proteins below are encoded in one region of bacterium BMS3Abin08:
- the nfi gene encoding endonuclease V has translation MGLQVDITDDNENVSALIRAFHMEIPDVSWPRDLDEARSVQGSLSGGVMLRPLPGPVKLVAGIDAAFTEKSTVAAVVVLDIERMEKVEETFSIMETGFPYIPGYLSFREGPAVLSALKKLRVVPDVFIFDGQGIAHPRGLGIATHIGVLLGRPTIGCAKSRLVGEFRAPRPEKGAAEPLMLGGTVVGVVLRTRSRVKPLFVSPGNLVTVEDAAGVVLECSTKYRLPEPVRYADRYAAEVKKRLYGERPAGHGRTSERLQ, from the coding sequence ATGGGGTTGCAGGTAGACATTACAGATGATAATGAAAACGTATCCGCTTTAATAAGGGCCTTTCATATGGAGATTCCTGATGTGAGTTGGCCGAGGGACCTCGATGAGGCAAGGTCTGTTCAGGGGTCTCTCTCAGGGGGAGTGATGCTCCGGCCCCTTCCGGGACCTGTAAAACTCGTTGCAGGCATTGACGCTGCGTTTACGGAAAAAAGCACCGTTGCGGCTGTAGTTGTGCTGGATATCGAGAGGATGGAGAAGGTAGAGGAGACATTTTCCATAATGGAGACGGGGTTTCCATACATCCCGGGGTATCTTTCGTTCAGGGAGGGTCCGGCTGTCTTGTCTGCACTGAAAAAACTCCGCGTTGTCCCCGATGTCTTTATCTTTGACGGGCAGGGAATTGCTCATCCGAGAGGGCTCGGGATTGCAACACACATTGGTGTGCTGCTTGGAAGGCCCACGATAGGCTGCGCAAAATCGAGGCTTGTAGGTGAGTTCAGGGCGCCCCGGCCTGAGAAGGGCGCGGCTGAGCCGTTAATGCTGGGTGGAACGGTTGTGGGGGTTGTACTGAGGACCCGCAGCAGGGTGAAACCCCTCTTTGTTTCACCCGGAAACCTGGTGACTGTTGAGGATGCTGCCGGTGTTGTCCTCGAGTGTTCAACAAAATACCGGCTTCCGGAACCGGTGCGGTATGCCGACAGGTACGCTGCGGAGGTAAAAAAACGGCTTTATGGGGAGCGCCCGGCAGGGCACGGCCGGACTTCAGAGAGGCTTCAATGA
- a CDS encoding vanZ like family protein: MRKPLFRILFVVWISLIAVLSLIPAPSGVVQVSDKLIHAVVYIITTVICLLSLNRYVPRAVLFAGISIFLYSFVIELVQYFLPYRSFSVGDLAANITGIVTGVALLGVYHGVAGRHYR; the protein is encoded by the coding sequence GTGAGAAAACCCCTCTTTAGGATACTTTTTGTCGTATGGATTAGCCTGATAGCAGTGCTGTCTTTAATCCCGGCTCCTTCCGGCGTTGTGCAGGTATCCGACAAGTTAATCCACGCCGTTGTGTATATTATAACAACGGTGATTTGCCTGCTCTCATTGAACAGATACGTTCCGAGGGCGGTCCTTTTTGCAGGTATCAGCATATTCCTCTACAGCTTTGTAATTGAGTTGGTCCAGTACTTCCTGCCCTACAGGTCTTTCAGCGTCGGGGACCTCGCTGCAAACATAACGGGTATTGTGACAGGGGTAGCTTTGTTAGGTGTATATCATGGGGTTGCAGGTAGACATTACAGATGA